The DNA sequence GGCCAATGCCGCAAGGTCCATCCGTGTGGTTCCCACAACCCCGAGACTCATATCCTGGCGCTCTTCGAGATTCAAAAGGTCGGCGAGGGCGTCATTGATTCCCCCCCGGGCCCGGTCAAAATTTGTATGCATCACATAGATATTGAGATCATGCGCAAGGACATGGCGGAGAAGGTCGGCATACCGGCCTCTGACACTGGTCATGGGATGCCAGAGCGGCGTGTGATGGACCACAAGGAGATCCGCCCCCATGGATACAGCTCTCTGAACCACCGGGAGGGTTGCATCCAGGGCGCAGGCGATCTTCTTAATATCAGCCGTTCCCTCCACCACCAGACCTATTCTACCTTCATCGAATTCCTCGGCAAGGTCGGAAGGGGCGATCCCCTCGAGCAGGTCTATGACACAAGTCAGGCTCATACCAAAGAGATGGACGGCGAAAGGAAAAAACCTCTCGATGGTTCATCCTCCGCATCATATGCACACCGGTTCATGGGCAGGAAACTCCGGCTCCTGATAAAGAAATAATCCCCCACATCGAATTACTTACAGTAATAAACAACAGCGTTAAATATGCATATCCCCTATGAGATATATGGAAAAATCCCTGGACTTGATCAATACCCGCATCCGTGAGGGAAATGCCCGGGTGGTCACGGCAGATCGGATGCCGGATATTGTTGAGGAGCTTGGAATAAAAGGAGCGCTTGAGGAAGTCGATGTTGTGACGACAGGGACGTTCGGCGCGATGTGTTCTTCGGGGGCGTTTTTCAATTTCGGCCATTCCGATCCCCCCATAAGGATGGAGAAGGTCTGGATCAATGATGTCGAGGCATATGCAGGAATTGCAGCGGTCGATGCCTATATCGGTGCAACCCAGAAATCCGAGACCCAGGGCATCAATTATGGCGGAGCCCATGTCTTAGAGGATCTCGTCTCCGGCAATTCCGTGCACCTGAGAGCCCAGTCCAGCGGGACCGACTGTTACCCACGAAAAACAATTGAGATCGATCTTCTGCTCGAAGACCTGAACCAGGCGGTGATGACCAATCCCCGCAATGCATACCAGCGGTACATGGCGGCCATCAACACCACCGAACGTCCCCTCTACACCTACATGGGAACGCTCCTCCCCAACAGCGGGAACATCAGCTATTCGGGAGCGGGCGCACTCTCCCCCATCCCGAACGATCCCACCTTCCGGGCCATAGGAAGCGGAGTTCCGATATTCCTCTGCGGTGCAGAAGGAATGATCATCGGCGAAGGGACACAGGCTTCGCCGGGCAGCGGGTTCGGAACGCTGATGACGACGGGAAATCTCAAGGATATGTCAAAGGATTTCCTGAGGGCGGCGACATTTACCGGCTATGGTTCCACCCTGTATGTCGGGCTGGGCGTACCCATCCCCGTCCTGGATGAGGAGATCGTGCGGGCGACGGCGGTCAGGGATGAAGATATCATAACCGGTATTGCCGACTACGGTGTTCAGGGGCGTGATCGTCCGGTGATTAGGGAGGTCAGCTATGCCGAACTAAAGAGCGGAATGATAGACATCGGCAGCGAGGAAGTGAAGACCTCCTCCCTCTCCTCCTACCGGAAAGCAAAGGAAGTGGCAGGGGAACTCAAGGCGCGTATCGAGAAGGGGCAGATGGAACTTGCCCTGCCGACCCGCCGCATCAATCCGGCAACCTGCGCCCGGCCCATGAGGGACACCGTCCACACTCCGCGGGTCCGTGAAATCATGGACACAAATCTCGTCACCATCGGTGAGGACGAGGAGATCGCAACGGCAGCAAAACGGCTCCTGCGCGGGGAGACGAACCACCTCCCGGTCCTCAATGAGGAGGGGAAACTGGTTGGGATAGTTACGACATTTGATATATCAAAAGCAGTGGCGACGACGGACAAGGCGAAAACGGTTCTTGATATCATGACGAAGAAGGTGGTCTTTACCTCCCCGAATGAAGCGGTGGACATTGCCGCACGTAAACTCGAAAAGCACAATATCAGTGCCCTTCCGGTAGTCGACAACCAGGGCAAACTCGCAGGAATGCTCTCGGCAATAGATCTGGGGAAACTCTTTGAGAAGAGGTGGAAGGTATGAA is a window from the Methanovulcanius yangii genome containing:
- a CDS encoding Nif3-like dinuclear metal center hexameric protein; translated protein: MSLTCVIDLLEGIAPSDLAEEFDEGRIGLVVEGTADIKKIACALDATLPVVQRAVSMGADLLVVHHTPLWHPMTSVRGRYADLLRHVLAHDLNIYVMHTNFDRARGGINDALADLLNLEERQDMSLGVVGTTRMDLAALAETLGSGLRVYGDVPESPRMAVVGGSGFDATLISEAMDLGAEVFLSAELKHSIIRESPLPLIESTHYALESPGMKALASRMDWQYIEDAPGEVIVW
- a CDS encoding homocysteine biosynthesis protein, whose product is MEKSLDLINTRIREGNARVVTADRMPDIVEELGIKGALEEVDVVTTGTFGAMCSSGAFFNFGHSDPPIRMEKVWINDVEAYAGIAAVDAYIGATQKSETQGINYGGAHVLEDLVSGNSVHLRAQSSGTDCYPRKTIEIDLLLEDLNQAVMTNPRNAYQRYMAAINTTERPLYTYMGTLLPNSGNISYSGAGALSPIPNDPTFRAIGSGVPIFLCGAEGMIIGEGTQASPGSGFGTLMTTGNLKDMSKDFLRAATFTGYGSTLYVGLGVPIPVLDEEIVRATAVRDEDIITGIADYGVQGRDRPVIREVSYAELKSGMIDIGSEEVKTSSLSSYRKAKEVAGELKARIEKGQMELALPTRRINPATCARPMRDTVHTPRVREIMDTNLVTIGEDEEIATAAKRLLRGETNHLPVLNEEGKLVGIVTTFDISKAVATTDKAKTVLDIMTKKVVFTSPNEAVDIAARKLEKHNISALPVVDNQGKLAGMLSAIDLGKLFEKRWKV